One part of the Bacteroidia bacterium genome encodes these proteins:
- a CDS encoding prolyl oligopeptidase family serine peptidase yields MKHLLLLVYLFFSSLVILIAKNSPAVPSHSHQVENGEYTLVIEGFDWGAAASKVILPMSKSLSAIDGSNFEVEVNRSTSCGKLSAAEASGKLRVLYAYVSDERGNRVPKGEHISLVLYAAPFEQLGSPIKYFPGNQKCSGNQWIDFMLTVTDKRNEQVWNKERDRIIPLIDAFDLSGTFTHEDIDLTYAAYTPASTNGKRPLIIWLHGGGEGGTDPTIPLIANRAANYASPEIQAYFGGAYVLVPQSPTFWMDNGKGQYTRGEVNDTYNESLMALIKDYVDKNPNIDEDRIYVGGCSNGGYMTLKLLLLHPDYFAAAFPSALAYHAKNLKEDDIQRIKDLPIWFIHSKDDPVTRADETAVPAYKKLIEAGAENVHLSYFDHVVDITNQFGGENFHYLGHFSWIYSHANKCQLDYDGKAVMIDGQPLTLMGWMARQKRKSK; encoded by the coding sequence ATGAAACATCTACTACTTCTGGTTTATCTGTTTTTTTCAAGCTTGGTAATACTCATAGCGAAAAATTCTCCTGCCGTACCTTCACATTCCCATCAAGTAGAAAATGGCGAATATACCCTGGTTATAGAAGGTTTCGATTGGGGAGCTGCTGCTAGTAAGGTGATCCTGCCTATGTCGAAAAGCCTTTCAGCAATTGATGGAAGTAATTTTGAAGTGGAGGTCAATCGATCAACTAGTTGTGGCAAACTTTCAGCTGCGGAGGCAAGCGGAAAGTTACGGGTTTTATATGCCTATGTTTCAGATGAAAGGGGAAATCGAGTACCCAAAGGAGAACACATTTCCCTGGTGCTTTATGCAGCTCCTTTTGAACAGTTAGGTTCTCCCATCAAATACTTTCCTGGAAATCAGAAATGTAGCGGAAATCAATGGATTGATTTTATGCTGACCGTTACAGACAAAAGAAATGAGCAGGTCTGGAACAAGGAAAGAGATCGTATCATACCTCTGATTGATGCCTTTGACCTTAGCGGGACGTTTACCCATGAGGACATAGATCTGACATATGCTGCTTATACACCTGCTTCTACCAATGGCAAACGTCCCCTGATTATTTGGCTTCATGGAGGCGGAGAAGGAGGAACTGATCCGACTATTCCCCTGATAGCCAATAGGGCTGCAAATTATGCCTCTCCTGAGATTCAGGCATATTTTGGAGGAGCTTATGTACTGGTTCCACAAAGCCCTACTTTCTGGATGGATAATGGGAAAGGGCAATACACACGTGGAGAAGTCAATGATACCTATAATGAAAGCTTGATGGCTTTGATTAAAGACTATGTAGATAAGAATCCTAATATTGATGAAGATCGGATTTATGTAGGGGGCTGTTCCAATGGAGGGTATATGACCCTGAAACTTCTTTTGCTTCATCCGGACTATTTCGCAGCTGCTTTTCCCAGTGCGCTGGCCTATCATGCCAAGAACCTCAAAGAGGATGATATCCAAAGAATCAAGGACCTTCCGATTTGGTTTATCCATAGCAAAGATGACCCTGTAACGAGAGCTGATGAAACGGCTGTACCTGCCTATAAAAAGTTAATCGAAGCAGGTGCAGAGAATGTGCATCTGTCTTATTTTGATCATGTGGTTGACATTACCAATCAATTTGGGGGAGAGAATTTCCACTATTTGGGCCACTTTTCCTGGATTTATTCACATGCAAATAAATGCCAACTGGACTATGATGGAAAAGCTGTAATGATAGATGGTCAGCCGCTTACCCTCA
- a CDS encoding TonB-dependent receptor, with translation MSFMKSSKVIFFVFLLFIQSLQAQNSSFIVKGKIVESQEQTPIEFATVLLLEKDSEKAIGGTTTDEAGLFEIKTQGKDFQLKISFIGFETQFIKEFDGKESIIDLGVIQLKEVITTTGEVVIQAEKSQLEFKLDKRVFRVGKDLSSTGASALEILNNVPSVNVNIEGVISLRGSAGVQVLINGKPSVLTSEEGNALGSITAEMIDRVEVITNPSAKYDAEGTSGIINIVLKKDERKGINGSVTLNTGVPHNHSLGLSLNRRTEKFNLFAQLGAGYRNLPNDSESINEDLSDNSQVRSIGDEEKFETFLNLNLGVDYYFDPNNVLTLAGNFAYEFEDQPSISDFQFLDGSGALLSQWEREEITTATNPKWQYELQYKRDFKDHKEHDLLFSALGNSFAKDQQSQFLNTTILGDDLFGNQETITDFREDEYTFKLDYTKPISKTLTMETGAQYVITDVSNDFAVNDWINGEWTADPSLTNLFEYDQKVLGVYGTGAYEGVKWGLKLGLRMESTDLQTLLVNTAEVNKQDFANLFPSIHSSYKINEQFSMQAGYSRRIWRPGLWDLNPFMNIRNNFSIRTGNPALQPEFTDSYEITGIYVFENLSLNFSTYHRFTTDVVERIATFENEVSTSKPVNIGTNRATGLEFNAKYNPVRWFTLLTDLNYLYFNREGTFENTVFDFNADQYSAKIMSKFKLPADIDFEIVGQYRSRVQMVQGEMSENIFADLGIRKKLLNGKAVINLSVRDVFKSRIMEINTFQPDFYLYNWRRRGRFVTIGFSYGFGKGEAMEFSGQKRY, from the coding sequence ATGAGCTTCATGAAAAGTAGCAAAGTAATATTCTTTGTATTTCTTCTATTTATTCAAAGTCTGCAAGCACAAAATTCCTCTTTTATAGTTAAAGGGAAAATTGTAGAAAGTCAGGAGCAAACTCCCATAGAATTTGCGACGGTCTTGCTATTAGAGAAAGACAGCGAGAAAGCCATAGGTGGAACTACTACAGATGAAGCCGGCTTATTTGAAATCAAAACTCAAGGAAAAGACTTTCAGCTAAAGATAAGTTTCATCGGTTTTGAGACTCAATTTATCAAAGAGTTTGATGGTAAGGAGTCAATTATTGATCTGGGAGTTATCCAATTGAAGGAAGTCATTACAACTACTGGTGAGGTAGTTATTCAGGCAGAAAAATCTCAGCTGGAATTTAAGCTGGATAAGCGGGTATTCAGAGTTGGCAAGGATTTGAGCAGCACCGGAGCCAGTGCGCTGGAAATATTGAATAATGTCCCCTCTGTAAACGTAAATATCGAAGGGGTCATAAGTCTTCGTGGAAGCGCCGGAGTCCAGGTTTTGATCAATGGGAAACCTTCTGTTTTAACTAGTGAAGAAGGGAATGCATTGGGGTCTATTACTGCTGAAATGATCGACAGAGTAGAAGTGATTACCAATCCATCTGCCAAGTATGATGCGGAAGGAACTTCTGGCATTATCAATATCGTTTTGAAGAAGGATGAGCGGAAAGGCATCAACGGCTCTGTAACCCTCAATACAGGCGTTCCGCATAACCATAGCCTGGGATTAAGCCTCAACAGAAGAACAGAGAAATTCAACCTATTTGCGCAGTTGGGGGCAGGCTATAGAAACCTGCCTAATGATTCAGAAAGCATCAATGAAGACCTCAGTGATAATAGCCAGGTCAGAAGTATAGGAGATGAGGAAAAATTTGAGACCTTCCTCAATTTGAATCTAGGAGTAGATTACTATTTCGATCCCAATAATGTACTCACCCTGGCCGGAAATTTCGCCTATGAATTTGAGGACCAACCCTCGATATCAGATTTTCAGTTTTTGGATGGTTCCGGAGCGCTACTTTCTCAATGGGAAAGAGAGGAGATCACTACGGCAACCAATCCGAAGTGGCAATACGAACTCCAGTACAAACGAGATTTTAAAGATCATAAAGAACATGATTTGCTTTTCAGCGCTTTGGGCAATTCTTTCGCCAAAGACCAGCAATCTCAATTCTTAAATACTACAATTCTGGGGGATGATCTTTTCGGGAATCAGGAAACCATAACTGATTTTCGAGAGGATGAATACACCTTTAAGCTGGATTATACCAAACCTATATCGAAGACCTTAACGATGGAAACAGGTGCTCAATATGTAATCACTGATGTGAGCAATGATTTCGCAGTAAATGACTGGATCAATGGCGAATGGACAGCAGATCCCAGTCTTACCAATCTGTTTGAATATGACCAAAAGGTTTTGGGCGTCTATGGTACAGGAGCTTATGAAGGAGTGAAATGGGGACTAAAATTGGGCCTGAGAATGGAAAGCACTGACTTGCAGACCTTACTGGTAAATACAGCAGAGGTCAATAAGCAGGATTTTGCCAATCTTTTCCCTAGCATCCACAGTTCCTATAAAATCAATGAGCAATTTTCCATGCAGGCAGGCTACTCTCGTCGAATCTGGAGACCAGGACTTTGGGACCTCAATCCTTTTATGAATATCCGCAATAATTTCAGCATTCGTACAGGAAATCCCGCCCTGCAACCGGAGTTTACGGATTCTTATGAGATCACGGGTATTTATGTATTTGAGAACCTATCGCTCAACTTCAGCACCTATCACCGATTTACAACTGATGTAGTAGAACGGATCGCGACTTTCGAAAATGAAGTAAGTACAAGCAAACCTGTCAATATTGGGACAAACCGAGCTACAGGTCTTGAATTTAATGCCAAATACAATCCCGTGAGATGGTTCACCCTGCTGACAGATTTGAATTACCTCTATTTTAATCGGGAAGGAACTTTTGAAAACACCGTCTTTGATTTCAATGCAGATCAGTATTCAGCCAAAATCATGAGTAAATTTAAACTCCCGGCAGACATTGATTTCGAAATAGTAGGGCAATACAGATCTCGGGTTCAAATGGTTCAGGGAGAGATGTCAGAAAATATATTTGCGGATCTGGGCATTAGAAAAAAACTCCTCAATGGCAAAGCGGTCATCAATCTTAGCGTAAGAGATGTGTTCAAATCCCGTATCATGGAAATCAATACCTTTCAACCTGACTTTTATCTCTATAACTGGAGAAGAAGGGGACGCTTTGTAACGATTGGATTTAGCTATGGATTTGGGAAAGGAGAAGCTATGGAATTTTCTGGACAGAAGAGATACTAG